The nucleotide window CTACATGCAGATATCATAATATACACCTCATTCTACAACTTGATTGAGCTGATGAAATAAGGCTAAAAGTCATTTGTCAAAAATCTTTGTTATAAGAAATGAGAGTCGCTGTAATAAACACTGGAGAAAAAGTTATGAGATATGGAAAGTTAGAAACTGCAAGAATTGGAACAGAGGAAAACACTTTATGCTGTTTCAGTATTCCACGATGTCGTGACTGTATTACGCGGAAGGACGCGCCCTCTAATGAAGCAGGGGCCCCACCTCcccaaaaataataatataagaaacaaaattgcccggtgcatcttccttttgggggccaaatagggtaaaattgcaaaattcacgCGTACTGACTCGTCCCCGGCCCCCTAAATATTAATGTTTCCACTTGCTGTATTAAACAACTAGTTGGAAACATTAAGAGGAAAAAGTGAGTGCTCTGGAACAACAAAATCGTCATCTGCAAGATACAATTACACAACAAGAAAGAAAACTTTATCCCCATGACCAAATGTAAACGGTAAAAAATGTTGCTCTTGATAAACAACAACATCGCAGAATCCAATCTCTGGAAGCCTCATCTTTTTATTGGGATTCTTGTTTGAAAAATTACCGATATAAAGCAAAAAACAGCAAAACAGCTTCTTTTTATTCCTCACCATTTCCACCGGTAACCATGGATACAAAATGTGCGCTCGCATATACCTTAATGGTGATGGCATGGGCAAAGGCACTCACTTGTCATTGTTCTTTGTTGTCATGAAAGGGCAATATGATAACATCCTTCGCTGGCCATTCAGGCAGAAGGTGACCTTCATGATGGTAGACCAAGGCAACAGAGAACATGTTGTTGATGCTTTTAGACCAGATCCAACATCATCATCTTTTAAGAAACCAACCCATGAAATGAACATTGCAAGTGGCTGTCCTTTGTTTGTGGCGCTCAACCTTCTTGAGAATGGCAACTTTGCTTATGTCAAAGACGACTGCCTCTTTGTGAAAGTCATTGTTGATGTGTCAGATTTGGAAAGAATCTGAAGAGGATTTTTCCAATTAGATAACATTTTTCCCCTGTGAACTCGTTGGCCACTAACCTAAGTTGACATAATATAAGATTAGTTCgaaattcatatttttataatgaATATGAAAATGCTAGGACCAACGTATTAATCACATGCTATACTTGCAATTCACTGTGGCTATATGCACACATTACAGAGGGGAACCAAGGCAATAGCCAGTTCCATTTATTTTAAGTCATTAACTCCATTCTTTATGGTTATAATTGATGCCAGGTTTGTTACATTTTAATGAAGAATGAGTCTGATGAACTGTTTTTAAAACCTCTGTAAATAGCTTCGGATTGCTTCGAATTGATGCTCACAAATTCATTTAGTTAGAGCAAGGAAGAAGGAAAAGATATCTCTTCAACAACAACATGTGCAATCAATCTCCTGTTGCTTATTCTAGTCTTCCATTTTTGTATGACCAGTGTGCAAATACTATGAATGgtcaagtggtccaaaaaacgcgtacgataaggttacacgtgtaaggttgcatcttatacgcgtaagattgcatcttatacatgtaagaatgaagcgggatttcACAGAGTAAGAAaccacaaacaaccaatcatctcacgGGTAACAACTTCATCCAATAATATTTAAagacgttttgtgatttgtaacacccatccacgacttcttatacgtgtaagattctgattttagtgatggacgatacgtgATATTATTAGCGGCGTACCGTGGAAAAGGAGAGCTCGTCACCAAAATCGTCACGaggcattttcttaatttgtatgagtgctacaatgtcctTTATTTTATGACGAATCTCTGTCAGGAATCGTTCCAACTGTTGGTCCGTCATGGTCACATcccgatttatctcactttttAGCTATCTGGAGTCAATTAATACTCGTATCAATTAAATTTCAAAAGGTGATGGTAAAATAATCACCTTTGCGAAAACTACCGCGGTGCATATCAATATCGAGGCTGAGATTATTCGACACTCGTCGTACCAGTCAAATCGGAATACCCTCCATCCCTAacaggcaattcttacgcgtataagaaatgcaatggcgagatttcattggtcgaagatgaatacgcgtaagatgataggttgtttggggtttaaatatgggttccTCATAcatgacatactgcagttactgtccgtattcctatacacaatacacagtgctctcaccattgacgcgtgacctctacaaacagtgtatgttataggtatatgggcattgcctagttaacatcactgtgtgaaaaataaccggccaatattttaactattctccaaacttctagaaaatatatttctctaacatgacctaaaattacagctaggttagatgttcagaaggggtcgcactttcgttgaatatgagtgagggcaaagcatagctagctcatagctagccaactccccgtgttaattgaatggagatttgaccgaaaatattgagctatattggtaacggaccgctccgttctgaaggatgccacaaaaaaacggtacaagctacatttaaactattctaaataggttctagaaaatatagttttgtaacatgacctaaatttttagctaatttagatgtttggagagggtcgcacttttgtgttttaggaaggatatgtaaacgacagataacaccaaaaatatgaagaaattatttccaaaccgtgttaagtcaacaatcattatgttgctcattttgaagaatgctggttgacaaaaagcaggccattgtctcatttcgtgaacaaaggtacacataccattgtttcctttcgtttcctttataatcggttacccaactgaagctataataccagctttattgcgatgtcgcacatgtaaaacagacacttgtgcacaaccagagaagatctgatttaatcagttgagctgcttcaatgagtgttatcttggtttaatagcttttaatggggtttaagtcctgcaaagttccaaatgaattctactgtagacatgactgcatcatgattcgtcaagatgccatcttacacgtgtaaggttacacgtataatcttaaacgttttttggtccacttggccattcataacaATTCAAACGCGTGAAAGGGCAGACTTGCCATAGTTGTATTGGTCCAAAGTTGTGGTGATGACCACTTTGGGGGTGTAGTTTTTCCCATGTAGATCAATGTTTTGTCAATGGAGACGACAAACAAATAACCTAAtagtagggatgtccactgtcaacgaCAAACAAATAACCTAAtattagggatgtccactgtcaacacGTTTTCTGCTAGAACAGTGTCCCTCTCATTGAATGTGAGCAATCACCCATGTATTCACTATGCAAACACAGCTCCATGCACTAAGTGCCATAGCTGATAAATGGAGCACAGTTACATGTTGTAGTCAAATTTAGACTTAAAACATGGTGTTTAAAGAAATTCCTTactccaccagaaaacattaaccaaactctttcctgattggtcagtaaatagagaggaccttcctttatcacgggatcaactttttttaaagaaaaatttaatgagatgagaactacaacaggttgaagtgacaccattctgtgcatcaggttttgtaacgcaattatctccgaactTGGATTGATTcggacaagcaaacttacatactcattaaatttaactatttttgaagacaaaatgtgcacgattttaagaaattaaagaatgtttttaaaagccttccaaaacccatctcaaattatgcaccTCTGACCACCATGTCCATTTTAGATATGCTACCCATCAtagcttccatgcacacacagtatattgctcaatgtagtaacgataacctttgagttggagcaaatttctcaaaattggtagtgattaatgttaccaaacttatgtcatgatgaaatataatcatttttgaagataaaatgtgctgaccttaaaagattgaacaatgtttaagactgccgctattcatttgaaatataatgcccttattgttcagctcctctatggagatattttccatggcagccatcaTTGATCATACtagaggttccaccaaacaaaccgTGGATtgtgaggtcttatattttttgttgcatgccaacaaaatcgcttaaattttcaggatgatcttatgtCATGTTGTTATaaacaaatataatgttccagatcacgctagttaataaatacattaagaaaaaacaACTTAAAATTGCACTTCCTCTGTTagtaaaaccgtgacactcgaaaggccatatctctggaatgaaacgtccgattaagattatttaaatgccaaaatgtttctttcatcaattcccagccaataatttaggtctgaatcaatttaaaagtattttAATTTTTAGCGGACATGCCTACTAATAGTTAAGTGGTTAATGGTTATACAATCTTAGCAAAAATGGTTCCATTCGCAACCAACCAAACAAAGTTCTAAGGGTGTATGTAGAATCTTAAATTTTACGAAGAACGAAAAAGGTTTTGCAAAGGccaaaatggcaattttataGTGCTCTTTCCTCTTGGATTGTTATGTTTACGTGGGCATTTGTCtattattaatataaaggtttATTCTGTTAAAGTGTATAAAGTGCAAAGTGTCTCCATTGCCTTTTCAATCAGTTTCACCAATACAATCAATTTCAGAATAATTCAAGTAATCAATCCTGTATGCACTTCAAGGAGGAAAAATCGGGGAGCACAATTTAAATTGAATGTTATATAAAAAGTCTTGACTCATTAGTTGATTTATATAGTATATCGTTAACTTTAAACCGAATGGCACAGGTTCAAATACTCAATACTAGCTGGTCTGTGATGCACTAACCATCAAACCTATCGGTTTTAGTTTTCTTTGTTCACGTATGAACTTATTGTGTGTGCTAAAAGAACTATAAAATACACATATTTCACTTTTATATTATTTTCCTGTAATCTATAATTATGTGTGCtacatgttttaaattttgatactataccgtaaacgttcgcctaatggcgccatGGAGTTCATAagaatgagagagcgccatccctgtaaaagccgactattatcactgatcattaaggatacgtgtagttaaagggtgaaacctatcgacacatacaattatgaacaagatcaaacaaacttgttcatgataatgcggtaatcattcacctgatacgttgtggcccagtgagcagagcactagactatagtgcgaggataaagagaacttgtggagaagattgatggttcgaatctcatgcagtaatttctgacagattatgatgtctgtcaatgtttttttccgATTTggggaaattttattctctattttcttgattgtatctttaacattgtttatatatttttattatttttatcttttatgtgtttttttttcatgattctttgtttttctaTAGGTTTTATCGTTTCTTTTTCGTTGTATAGAGTAACTCAAAttttttgatcgtagtgcatttgttatgtgtgtgagacgaactgtcgcgagcgacaagtctttcaattcgcgcgagtgtccttgcctatgcttcagtggtcataaaagggatatcattttattcgaaggggggatcccaaatatacggggtcataaattcttggaaagaaaaataggagggggtcataaaatgtttcatgaccaaaatgtagggagtcacacgatgaccacagatagtgtgtttattttattcaaaaagactgatttcaactTGAATTTTGGGAgtgggggttataaaatttttgttgccgaaataaggggtgcgcaattttattgacgcagactttttgtaaatttgggaccccactTCCGAAAAAAAGATAGCcccctaagaggattcaaaagataacctctgccccaataatccctagctatatttgtttgaaactgctccACGGAgaatgtatcataataggctcagtcttcaaatgatataaataaagtttgaatgattgaacgaacaaaatcatacaacgaccaatagaagttgtgcatatgacgtatcatcccgtaatagaggccttgcatgtgacgtatcatcccgtaaatatggcggactactcaaatgcattcaacaaaagcatgattgcaatctactgtgacagttcgtctcgctcatataaccctgcacaacgatcgaataggttgatgacaacatttgattgaatggactgcactccgccataactacggtgaaggacaccggttcaaatcctttgtttggagccaatcgataaaagaatgcagggcctctatatggcggactactcaaatgcattcaacaaaagcatgattgcatctaccgcgacaggtcgtctcacacacataacaaaatgcactacgatcaaataggttgatgacaacatttgattgaatggactgcactgtgccatgattacggggaagaaaccggttcaaatcctttgtttggagccaatcgataaacgcatgcaaggcctctatagataaatgactgactatcattgaatactggctaggattccacaacacaaggcgctttggaaggcacacaataccccaatggctttccatattatgtgcactcaacaactattcagtatcgaagttacgtaatgttactatgacaacgggatcacgcgcttaagtaatgaaccacgatcgaaacaatcactacacaaaaaaggcataccaaaatagcgtgatcgtaatgatcgccatacaaacactttacagtgcttggttccgataccacggagttacgtaactacttcgtggtctgatgcTCAATGGTCtaatctacttgggttcgatccttttaagaaaagaaaaaatagctgatcatttataatgcatgaataaagtaatgtagttacacaatttgaaacattgaagccgttctatttttcaaaggtcatttaattgtTAAATGTAGtagaatatatcacgcattgataggtagcaggtggagcaaattttgtccgcggtttttgttgccgtttgttatctaaaaaaaaaatttaaattaaattaaaaaaaaaatcacaatattcgttcgtaaaatggggacaaaatccaaaaacatttcttgacccttcttcacataaaagtggtggcagtaatcaagattcgaaccagtACCCTTCACCATTCAATGGGCACCCTctgccgactgagctaacgggtcagacagcagaacggtgtaattttgaactgaagaatatttaaaaaaaatgaagaaattacaatgttatagaaagatttaccaaaatgagttaggtataacgtatgaatcaatttacaaatTAAGGCCAaaggcactttgagaaagaatacctgaaaaaaacccaaaacatttgctgctctagcaactaacctagtgaccaaagtattgggtcatgtcacgattttttttttactgaggcattatgtccaggttgctcaatttaacatacacgtacccttaatgccgttgagattttacaaggagggcgctctcacatttctatgaatccaatagcgccattaggcgaaagtTTACGGTATGTTTTCAATTCTGTACATATGTCATCCAGTTTTGGGCAGTCTTTGTAAAATGACTGCGacgattaaataaagaatgaACTAAATAATAATTCTTGAATGCAATGAAATGTTATTTACGAATTTGTTGATTTCCATGTATAATTATATTATGCCTTCTAATTGGTTTACTCTCGGCCCAAAGAGAGATACCAATTatgcagtggcggatttaagctgtcagcaagtcagcaagtgctgacaaggccaccctgttattttggccaaaggcccccccctgcttttttttttcctttttttttttttgcttcaattgTTTTCTGCAAAGGTTCAAAGGTGCGGTTggtagaatagtactgaaaaggttatatgcccgtgcatgcaagaggacattctatttatgccagtaggcctattttttattcttgaaaagtttcattttgcccgttttggacccaacaagaggtcaaaggtcaagggccccaggggccaaatttaatatttgggaatacaATTTCTATAGAATCGGGACTACGAATTGGTATTTGGTACCTAGAGCATTatacattctcaaaatacaagtaggtcatctagtatgggcccagggcctcCAATGTTAGATATAAGGGTATATcatcaaagctggctctaaaactacaaaggacccCGTATGTGGACCGTGATATAGGCCTAAAGGTCTTTCCTCTTagatattaattttgccaattttggcccagcAGATATCCAACATTAAGAGTTCCCGGGGTCAAATGTCAATACAAATGACCATTCGTTTTTCAATAACTATTCATGGGTACATGAGCTATTATTGGCCCACTTTGCCCTTTGTTTTAAGTTTAACATTTGCGGCCCTCTGCCCCAGGGcctaaatgtttaaaaaagtaatttaaagcaTATATAACAGTTCATGGTTCTGAGTTGGTACACCCAGTACTTGAACAGTGTACCTTTCATGGGCACATGAGTCccataatgtcaaatattatgggctacAGGACCCAGATGGGCCCAGGTCCAGGGCCCCCCAAATTGTCCTGTGCACTAGTCCTGTATATAGCAAATTTCACCTTCAGTTTGGGCTAAAACAGACTAAggtacataggcgtagatccggtggGGTGTATTGGGGATGGGAGATAAATCCCCCTTTTGCACCATAGTAacagtttattttcaaaatggcaaatttgttCGCTCTCACAAATCTTATAAACCCCGATTTGGGTATAgacaattttgcacattttttgaaaTAACACCAATTTTGTTCGGGtgcaattttgaacaaatatatCCCATTTATTTTAAGTTTTCTTGATTTCACTTAAGAACATTCCTATCAATGTTTTACCATGAAAAAGAACCACATTGCCACCACCATTTTAGCCCGCAAATAGTGGATTATATTCAAATTTACGAAAATGTCCGGAAAATACCGAGGCTATACTTTTGCTACAGATACTAACAACTGAACAGAggttaaaatgtgtattttgtaagtcTCCTTCATGTTCTGCACATAACTCAATTTTGACAAAGAGTGGATTTAACCCCCTTTGGAAACCAAATAATATTTGGCCCACGTACATTTAGGccaagaaaaataaaatgttagtATCTGAAACCCGTCCGTAGAAGGGCGTGAAAGCCATTCTAGCGCTTAGCCATTGTCTTGACGTCATAGTTATTAATAGTCATTATGTAATATGCTTTATAATGAAATCAACCAATGGCATGCTAGCATGGAATCGCATGGAAACAGAGTCTAAAAATAAACGACGTGTGATTGGTTGCCGGCCCAGTAGGCGGGCACATGGGCGAGTGACGAACCCGGAAAGTCCCTAGCTGCTAATACTGTTAGCTCTATAGTCATGTAGTTGTAACTGTAGTATCGGCAAAGATAGATCTTTGCTTTCGGCATAAGGCATCCGTTGATTTGATTCTACCGTTTTTCACATGGAACATGCTAATCTGCTCTATACAAACTTCCATCGCGCGGagtacatatgtacatgtatgtatcttgTACGAATTTTCGTTGGAATTTAACTGACTGATTATCGGACTCATTGCTTGATAGCTAGAGTATGTAGAGATATATATGTTGTAGGTAGGCTTTGTTTATCATGTAGTCTCGTAGTACAGTTAAATAGCCGTCATTATTGGCGGGATTTCGGTAGCAGCCTAGTACATGTTATTGGTTGGAATCTCGCAGCTCTAAAATACGCAACAGACCGTCTGTTTGCGTGGGTGTGCTATGTCACGTGGACGAATCCAAAGCTAAGTGTGGTGAGTTATTGATACGCGCGCAGTGGCCGTCCTCGCGTGCAGTAGCAGCATATTTGCAGCATTATGATACGTGTCTGTGTGTGAATGTTAACCCTTAAAAATATTGTTAACCATTGGCTTTAATTTTGATATCTCCCAAATACGGTAGGGTCAGTGCTCGAAATAAgacgcgtccttgcgtcaaatacgcgtgaaagtaggcgcggacccgcaaatttcctacggtacgggtccgcgtgacccgtaaaaattgaaccatgcaaagagcagaaaatcctagttttgttcttccactggaaaatctgatTCGCATAATACGTACAGCTcactgagtacactttcattttagtttcccgccaagttttcaacccggatcgacgtagctaattctctctcttgatatttcaaaggcaagggtccggggccggacccttgaaaattggtgaggacccttcaaatttcaaaggcaagggtccggaggacccttggatttttgttCTTATTTTGAGGCCTGGGTAGGGTGCTATGATGTGTCAACggtcatttagcatgtttaggggtCAGGTGAGGGCACTCAAGGATAACATTAATCATTTCTCCCACATACTTTGATGGATTTCAGTAAGATTTTGACCCTTGGGTACAATAACATGTGTGATGCCAGTGGATGTGAAGTAAAATGTCCAAACGAAATTAGTATcatgaccatttttttaaaataaatgaccACCAAAAGACTCCACAGGGTTATATTGGAGTAAAAGTAAAAAAGTAGTAGTGCTCTGATATCACTTTTAATAAACTATTTCACCTTATTCGTTTAGGCCCAATGATTTTAAAAAGGTTAATTTCTTGTTAGCATGACCTGTGGTTCTGACGTGGCTTTAAAGGTTAGAATTAAATTTGTTTACAAACAAATGGACTAAAATTTTCATCTTCCTAAATAAAAGAGATTCGGGAAAAAATGGAAACGTAGATCTTCAAACATGTTCTATGATTGAATGTCCTTTGACCTCGAACTTGAAACGGTCCATTGTATGCGCCAAATTTAGAACAGAATTTTAGTTGGCATTTCGCCAAGATAATGATGCACTGTAAAGGATTTAACCCAACGCCAGTAAATGAGGCTGATATCGCTCGCGTTTAAAAACAAATAGCACCAGTTTATGATCAATTTTATGAATCAATCGCATGCAGTTTTGGTAAAAggttaaaaaaaacctcatcaCGTCATCTTCTTACAAATTAAGgagaaaacaccaacaaaaaaaagtGACAGTGGTCTTCAAGAAATTTCATTTGGCTTGACCGTTGAAGGGTCGAAAATTTGATAACAAAGAAATGCAAATAAAAGGTAAATGGTCTTGTGGTGGTTGTGGTTGCAGCTTCATTTGAGAGGTCGGTGGCAATATGTTTTGCTTATTTGTGGGCGTCGCACAACCCACCTCAACATCCCCATCAAAACCACATTGGTCGCATGTATTATTTCCATATACCTCATTTAATTGCGTGGAGTCATAATTATGTATTTTTACTTGAAACAGTGCCAAGTCAGTGACGCACTTACATTGTAAGTAAGCAAAATTGAGTACGATATCTCTGGAAGGATATAGGGCCAGGGGTCTACTATCCTACCAATACAAGACTGATATGCTTTGAATGCATTGGTCAGACGTAGGCATCAAGAAAAATTACGGTGAGTTTCAAAATATGTTAAGGAGAATAGTATTAAGAGCAGGTAACTTAATTGTCTGTAGGCATATTTTTAGTGGGTGTGTGCGTAGTAAATATATTCGCCGCGAAGGGCGCTTAACTGCATCTATTTTCATTTTTCTCTACATTAGCTTACATTTAATTTCAGTACAAGATAGTACCGCAGGCCAAACAAAACTTGTTCAATTAAAAGTCAGAATCGCCGATACAGCGATTGATATGAATTGATAACAGCGTCAGCGATTATTGTAATCTGACACGCGCGATTGTGTGTGTTCAGTGCACTTTAATTTTCATTAAGAGCAGATTTGTTTACTAGAATGCCTTAACTACAAGCTACCACGTAGGAGCATGCAATGTTTATAACACCTCAACGCAGGCGGGCGCTATTTACTATTCAatgcatagacataccacctagacctgtaactgcccatccctaaccatggcagtaggtgaagccacgtatccaaggtgattttggtcgggtggtcggacgcggagaaataagcgttcatgtctggaacgaaaaacgcgatcgtttgcgtgattgctgcgccgttatcgcccgcgtcaaatgcaacatgttctgtagacgcgaacatgtctgcttgtttgcgtccttgtcaaaatcgttgctaagcagtgttgacttcactacgcgaaccaaagttataggtctaggtacttgtttgtctgggattCAATGTGCTCTAGACTAGTCTGACATGGAACTTTTAATATGGAATTTATAATACAGCTACAATGCTCAAAAATTAATTTCCTTACTCTTGATGTGAAAGTTCTTTGTACATTTAAGGCATAATATACAATTTCTgccaaatttgtattttgtttttctttcacaaAAATAGGAAATGGTATTAGTAATACCTGTCAAATAAAAAATTCGTTGTTTCCCTACAAAACTACGAGTTTGTCTGATTCCAAATGAATCTGCACGAATgttttttgcacacaaacattatatagccaTGAGTTTCAGGTGGTATAAAAAAACCTTCTTTGAGAAAAAAGGGGGACGAGTCTATGCGCAAACATGCATTAAAAATATGCCagaaaaataatcatgtttcaaaaatgtaatttaaaagaTTGTGTATTTAACCCTCATCGTGTTGCAATCCCCTTTAGGTCTTGTTAAACGTCATAGGCTTATAATACTGTCTTATTTGGtacaaatgtaaattttgtcTCAATAAACATGATCAAAACACTGCACCCAACTTTGAGCATGGCCACGAAAGATTCACTTTTCATTATGACCACCCCAGCTACACTAAGCATATATTTCAGGTACATATCAAATGTGTTATCACGGCCTACTACGATCGTAGATACAATAATAGTTCCTTATTTGTTTCTGTAGCTATTGGAATATAATTGAGTTATTTGTCTTTACACAGTTGTTAAAGTCGTGAAAAACGATATAGTGgtaaaaaaataaatgattaaTTTCTCTCAAAAAAAGTTATAATGAACATTTGATGATAACAC belongs to Amphiura filiformis chromosome 18, Afil_fr2py, whole genome shotgun sequence and includes:
- the LOC140139167 gene encoding TNF receptor-associated factor 3-like, which gives rise to MCARIYLNGDGMGKGTHLSLFFVVMKGQYDNILRWPFRQKVTFMMVDQGNREHVVDAFRPDPTSSSFKKPTHEMNIASGCPLFVALNLLENGNFAYVKDDCLFVKVIVDVSDLERI